A genomic stretch from Sulfuricurvum sp. includes:
- a CDS encoding YcaO-like family protein — MNILSKNAPLEESIKKMEAVLADVGCEARFSDEKHPLDNCYSVNLASIEAPSHIYSNGKGIVSNASKASALGEYIERLQTNNFFIDFYLPGRKYYPDEVVYGFDEAYLSDELRAIYDPNNELEDEDFVDYNSDYEDKIVCLPFIQHSTFDKVNIPINILSNLYVSNGLATGNTPFEAQVQALSEILERYAKIEIIKNGYALPHYPNEVIERYERVYNDVMALRAKGFIVEVLDASLGGQFPVTAISLINPENSTLFVSFGAHPILEVALERTMTELMQGRGLENLDAFEVPTFDMSVVSDSFNLESHFIDSNGKLGFPFLSSKKSFKYASWNYKGNGSMDEFDYLVSIVKKMDKEIYFREYDYLGFYSCQMIIPGLSEVYPIEDMSFNNKNNGKWIRDMVLNFEEYDGEDILDAIESLEETLNVEKYIGVLFENSFTMQEFKAQIHLLLGNTEEARSLLEFGTSKMGHIVAELIHMGEGDYEWEEYENALFNLYGQEKIKRALAILEGEEFLIDITLHNDYHNMLKMYDRLEKKKVTLSS, encoded by the coding sequence ATGAATATTTTATCTAAAAATGCACCTCTCGAAGAGTCTATTAAAAAAATGGAAGCTGTTTTAGCGGATGTGGGATGTGAAGCACGATTTTCGGATGAGAAACACCCATTAGACAATTGCTATTCAGTCAATCTAGCCTCTATTGAGGCTCCCAGTCATATCTATTCAAACGGCAAAGGGATTGTCTCCAATGCCTCCAAAGCAAGTGCGTTGGGAGAGTATATCGAGCGTCTCCAGACCAATAATTTTTTTATCGATTTTTATCTTCCAGGGAGAAAATACTATCCCGATGAAGTGGTGTATGGTTTCGATGAAGCGTATCTAAGTGATGAATTACGCGCTATATATGATCCCAACAATGAACTCGAAGATGAAGATTTTGTTGATTACAACAGCGATTATGAGGATAAAATAGTTTGCTTGCCTTTTATCCAGCACTCAACATTTGACAAAGTAAATATTCCCATTAATATTTTGAGCAATCTTTATGTGAGTAACGGTCTTGCGACTGGAAATACCCCTTTTGAAGCACAAGTACAAGCACTCAGTGAGATATTGGAACGGTACGCCAAAATAGAGATTATCAAAAACGGTTATGCGCTTCCACACTATCCAAATGAGGTTATAGAGCGCTATGAGCGTGTATACAACGATGTAATGGCATTACGTGCCAAAGGGTTTATTGTTGAGGTGTTAGATGCTTCGCTTGGGGGACAATTTCCCGTAACGGCTATTTCACTTATTAATCCTGAAAACTCGACGCTATTTGTCTCTTTCGGGGCACATCCGATTTTAGAAGTGGCACTGGAGCGTACCATGACGGAGTTGATGCAGGGACGCGGATTGGAGAATCTGGATGCTTTTGAAGTACCGACGTTTGATATGAGTGTGGTTTCGGACAGTTTTAATCTTGAATCCCATTTTATTGACTCTAATGGCAAGCTTGGATTTCCATTTTTAAGCAGTAAAAAAAGTTTTAAGTATGCATCATGGAACTATAAAGGGAACGGTTCGATGGATGAGTTTGACTATTTAGTCTCTATAGTAAAAAAAATGGATAAAGAAATCTATTTTCGTGAATACGACTATTTGGGCTTTTATTCGTGCCAAATGATTATCCCTGGGCTTTCTGAAGTCTATCCGATAGAAGATATGAGCTTTAACAACAAAAATAACGGCAAGTGGATTCGGGATATGGTACTCAATTTTGAGGAGTACGACGGTGAAGATATCCTTGATGCTATCGAGTCTCTTGAAGAGACGTTGAATGTCGAAAAATATATTGGTGTACTCTTCGAAAACAGTTTTACGATGCAGGAGTTTAAAGCACAAATCCATTTGTTGCTAGGTAACACCGAAGAGGCGCGTTCGCTTCTCGAATTTGGAACTTCGAAGATGGGACATATCGTAGCAGAACTCATCCATATGGGGGAAGGGGATTACGAGTGGGAAGAGTACGAAAACGCCCTTTTTAATCTCTATGGGCAAGAGAAAATAAAACGGGCATTGGCGATTTTAGAGGGGGAAGAGTTTTTGATTGATATAACGCTTCATAACGATTATCACAATATGTTAAAAATGTATGATCGGTTGGAAAAGAAGAAGGTGACATTGTCATCCTGA
- a CDS encoding polysaccharide deacetylase family protein gives MKLFYMLIFIFSTTLLGDTVYDIRGTSPLLDANMTQFLEQWRTDTVAPIQHGEYTNVFVNGESTKKIIALTFDDAPDENNTHLLLDILDKHGVKASFFMIGATMNDENITSVKRAFNEGHLVLNHTFNHPRLTNLENNTTILQLERTASRIEEITGKYPLLMRPPYGSINTQVVNAVNGSGYTTILWSLDSLDWTLKDPYAVANNVIGNIRNGDIILMHRNRTSVASLEMIIETLHSIGYTFTTLDKLLGIKAYR, from the coding sequence ATGAAACTTTTCTATATGTTGATTTTTATATTTTCGACCACCCTTTTGGGTGATACTGTCTATGACATTCGCGGTACGTCCCCCCTGCTCGATGCCAATATGACCCAATTCTTAGAACAATGGCGCACCGATACCGTAGCACCTATTCAACACGGAGAGTATACCAATGTCTTTGTCAATGGGGAAAGCACCAAAAAAATCATAGCATTAACCTTCGATGATGCACCCGATGAGAACAACACCCATCTTCTTCTCGATATTTTGGATAAACATGGGGTTAAAGCGAGCTTTTTTATGATTGGTGCGACCATGAATGATGAGAATATTACTTCTGTTAAACGGGCGTTTAATGAGGGGCATTTGGTTCTAAATCATACTTTTAATCATCCGCGATTGACAAACCTTGAGAATAATACAACAATCCTACAACTAGAGCGTACCGCGTCTCGTATCGAAGAAATTACAGGGAAATACCCATTACTAATGCGTCCACCATACGGCTCTATCAATACCCAAGTGGTAAATGCCGTTAATGGTTCGGGATATACCACCATTTTATGGTCACTCGATTCTCTTGATTGGACACTCAAAGACCCTTACGCAGTTGCCAACAACGTCATTGGTAACATTCGCAACGGCGATATAATCTTGATGCATCGAAACCGTACCAGCGTTGCTTCACTGGAGATGATTATCGAGACATTGCACTCTATCGGTTATACGTTTACTACACTTGATAAACTGCTGGGAATTAAAGCATATCGTTAA
- a CDS encoding ABC transporter permease: protein MTMVSPFSFSRWWGIIIKEFLQLKRDRITFAMMVVIPIIQLALFGFAINTDPKHLPTAIISYDKSEFTRTMASAMQTSQYYKIMPQYTTPSEAQEALQKGEILFILTIPSDFSRKLLRGEKPSLLLEADATDPVTVSTALLSIEGIATQVAKKDLTGPLSGFATLQKPFDVRVHRLYNPDGINQYNIIPGLMGTLMTMTLTMMTALAITRERERGTMENLLSTPAKPLEIMTGKIIPYIIIGLLQATLILCASYFVFHVPFNGSIFLAYGVALLFIAVNLTIGITISSLAQNMLQALQLTIFYFLPSIMLSGFMFPFSGMPSWAQHVGELLPLTYFNRLIRGVVLKGSDFATLWPNIWPLMVICTVMMFFAVKFYKKTLD from the coding sequence ATGACAATGGTTAGCCCTTTCAGCTTCTCACGATGGTGGGGAATCATCATCAAAGAGTTTTTACAACTCAAACGGGACCGTATTACCTTTGCCATGATGGTTGTCATACCCATCATCCAACTCGCCCTTTTTGGTTTTGCTATCAACACCGACCCAAAACACCTCCCCACCGCTATCATCTCGTATGATAAAAGCGAATTTACCCGAACCATGGCATCCGCAATGCAAACATCGCAATACTATAAGATTATGCCCCAATACACAACACCAAGCGAAGCCCAAGAAGCATTACAAAAAGGGGAAATACTCTTTATCCTCACCATCCCCTCTGATTTTAGCCGAAAACTTTTACGGGGTGAAAAACCCTCCCTCCTCCTCGAAGCCGATGCCACTGACCCCGTAACCGTTTCAACCGCACTGTTATCGATCGAGGGGATAGCGACACAGGTGGCAAAAAAAGATTTAACAGGTCCTCTCTCTGGGTTTGCGACGCTTCAAAAACCTTTTGATGTGCGAGTTCACCGCCTCTATAATCCTGATGGCATCAACCAATACAACATCATTCCAGGGCTCATGGGGACACTGATGACGATGACCCTCACTATGATGACAGCACTGGCAATCACCCGTGAGCGGGAGCGGGGAACGATGGAAAATCTCCTCTCAACCCCCGCAAAACCTCTCGAAATCATGACGGGTAAAATCATCCCCTATATTATTATCGGACTCCTTCAAGCCACCCTTATTTTATGCGCCTCGTACTTTGTCTTTCATGTCCCGTTTAACGGGTCTATTTTTTTAGCGTATGGTGTCGCCTTACTCTTTATCGCGGTTAATCTCACCATCGGTATTACTATCTCATCGTTAGCCCAAAATATGTTACAGGCGTTACAACTCACCATCTTCTATTTTCTCCCTAGCATCATGCTCTCAGGCTTTATGTTCCCTTTTTCAGGAATGCCCTCATGGGCTCAACACGTAGGAGAACTCCTCCCCCTCACCTATTTTAATCGTCTCATTCGGGGCGTGGTTCTCAAAGGGAGCGATTTTGCTACATTATGGCCAAACATCTGGCCACTCATGGTGATTTGCACCGTCATGATGTTTTTCGCGGTCAAGTTTTACAAAAAGACCCTCGATTAG